One part of the Streptomyces lienomycini genome encodes these proteins:
- a CDS encoding ABC transporter substrate-binding protein has translation MPAARPGGLRRLLRPHRAVRAPALLLSAALLASGCGAGASTDAPAAPADAAGRPRTVSDCGHQVRVAAPPRRAVSLNQGSTEILLSLGLADRMAGTATWTDPVMKGLEKANAGVPRLADDMPSFETVLDAEPDLVTASFASTLGTGGVATREQFTELGVPAYLSPSDCAGKDNSGDGDGVRAEPLTMDTVYGEVRDLARLFGVEQRGEKLVADLRSRVDKATSGIDASGVTLMYWFANSTSPYLAGCCGAPGIITRAVGAENAMDDTHEEWPQTGWETVADRNPDVLVLGDLTRRSQTAETAAKKIEFLESNPVTRNLTAVREKRYVLLSGQAMNPTIRTVEGVERVAAALRAYGLTK, from the coding sequence GTGCCCGCAGCGCGCCCCGGCGGTCTCCGCCGCCTCCTCCGCCCCCACCGCGCCGTCCGCGCCCCCGCCCTGCTGCTGTCCGCCGCCCTGCTGGCCTCCGGCTGCGGCGCCGGCGCGAGCACCGACGCCCCGGCCGCCCCGGCCGACGCCGCCGGTCGGCCACGCACCGTCAGTGACTGCGGGCACCAGGTGCGGGTCGCCGCGCCGCCCCGGCGGGCGGTCTCCCTCAACCAGGGCAGCACGGAGATCCTGCTCTCGCTCGGCCTCGCCGACCGCATGGCGGGCACCGCCACCTGGACCGACCCGGTCATGAAGGGACTGGAGAAGGCGAACGCGGGCGTCCCCCGGCTCGCCGACGACATGCCGTCCTTCGAGACGGTCCTGGACGCGGAACCCGACCTCGTCACCGCCTCCTTCGCCTCCACCCTCGGCACCGGCGGCGTGGCCACCCGCGAACAGTTCACCGAACTCGGCGTACCGGCCTACCTGTCCCCGTCCGACTGCGCCGGCAAGGACAACAGCGGCGACGGCGACGGCGTCCGGGCCGAGCCCCTCACCATGGACACCGTCTACGGCGAAGTCCGCGACCTGGCCCGCCTCTTCGGCGTCGAACAGCGCGGCGAGAAGCTCGTCGCCGACCTGAGGTCAAGGGTCGACAAGGCGACATCCGGCATCGACGCCTCCGGCGTCACCCTCATGTACTGGTTCGCCAACTCCACCTCGCCCTACCTGGCGGGCTGCTGCGGTGCCCCGGGCATCATCACCCGCGCGGTCGGCGCCGAGAACGCCATGGACGACACCCACGAGGAGTGGCCGCAGACCGGCTGGGAGACCGTCGCCGACCGGAACCCAGACGTCCTGGTCCTCGGCGACCTCACCCGCAGGTCCCAGACCGCCGAGACGGCGGCGAAGAAGATCGAGTTCCTGGAGTCCAACCCCGTGACCAGGAACCTGACCGCCGTACGCGAGAAGCGCTACGTGCTGCTCAGCGGGCAGGCCATGAACCCCACCATCCGTACCGTCGAGGGTGTGGAGCGGGTGGCGGCCGCGCTGCGCGCGTACGGGCTCACCAAGTGA
- a CDS encoding FecCD family ABC transporter permease gives MRASRRPHLVWAAAGIVALCASLAVAVTLGPADIGVGDVWSVIAAHLGAGTPAADVSPIRDGIVWDLRLPRTLLAAVCGAGLAVCGAVLQSLLRNPLADPFVLGVSSGASTGAVLVVVLGVGGGALSVPGGAFIGAVCSFALVMLLSHSLGGTTDRVVLAGVAAMQLFSALTSFVVMTAADAETTRGVLFWLLGSLGGAGWSDVWTTAAVLVLVLAVCLGYARTLDAFAFGRDAAATLGVQVARTRLVLLCATALLTAVLVASAGAIGFVGLVLPHAVRALTGPGHARLLPVCALAGAVFLVWVDTLARTVLEPQEVPVGVVTSLIGVPAFVLVLYRTRRAR, from the coding sequence ATACGCGCATCCCGCCGCCCCCACCTCGTGTGGGCGGCGGCCGGGATCGTCGCCCTGTGCGCCTCCCTGGCCGTCGCCGTCACCCTCGGCCCCGCCGACATCGGCGTCGGCGACGTGTGGTCCGTGATCGCCGCCCACCTCGGCGCCGGCACCCCCGCCGCGGACGTGTCGCCGATCCGCGACGGCATCGTCTGGGACCTGCGGCTGCCCCGCACCCTCCTCGCGGCCGTGTGCGGTGCCGGGCTCGCGGTGTGCGGGGCCGTGCTCCAGTCCCTGCTGCGCAACCCGCTCGCGGACCCCTTCGTCCTCGGCGTCTCCTCCGGTGCCTCGACCGGCGCCGTCCTGGTCGTCGTGCTCGGCGTCGGCGGCGGCGCGCTGTCGGTCCCCGGCGGGGCGTTCATCGGCGCGGTCTGCTCCTTCGCGCTGGTGATGCTGCTCAGCCACAGTCTCGGCGGCACCACGGACCGGGTGGTGCTCGCGGGCGTCGCGGCGATGCAGCTGTTCTCCGCGCTCACCTCGTTCGTGGTCATGACCGCCGCCGACGCCGAGACCACCCGCGGCGTGCTGTTCTGGCTGCTCGGCTCGCTCGGCGGCGCGGGCTGGAGCGACGTGTGGACCACCGCCGCGGTCCTCGTGCTGGTCCTCGCCGTGTGCCTCGGGTACGCCAGGACCCTGGACGCCTTCGCCTTCGGCCGGGACGCGGCGGCCACGCTCGGCGTCCAGGTGGCCCGTACCCGGCTGGTCCTGCTGTGCGCCACCGCCCTGCTCACCGCCGTCCTGGTCGCCTCGGCCGGTGCGATCGGCTTCGTCGGCCTGGTGCTGCCGCACGCGGTTCGGGCCCTCACCGGTCCCGGGCACGCCCGGCTGCTGCCGGTGTGCGCACTCGCCGGGGCGGTGTTCCTGGTGTGGGTCGACACCCTGGCCCGTACCGTCCTCGAACCGCAGGAGGTCCCGGTGGGCGTGGTGACCTCGCTGATCGGTGTCCCGGCCTTCGTCCTCGTCCTGTACCGCACCCGGAGGGCACGGTGA
- a CDS encoding ABC transporter ATP-binding protein encodes MTLSAERVSRSAGGRLILDGVDLSPRTGAMTGLLGPNGSGKSTLLRLLAGVLAPASGVVTLDGRPLDRVGRRDVARRVAVVEQQTDTQVELTVRDVVRLGRIPHRRAWAPASAADEEAVTDALERTALAGRADRLWHTLSGGERQRVQIARALAQEPRELLLDEPTNHLDIQHQLDVLALVAALPVTSVVALHDLNLAAMYCDHLVVLSEGRVVARGAPADVLTAHLVAKVYRVHAEITRTAPADRPHVRFLGTLPG; translated from the coding sequence GTGACACTGAGCGCCGAGCGGGTCTCCCGCTCCGCCGGCGGGCGGCTCATCCTGGACGGCGTCGACCTGAGCCCCCGTACCGGCGCCATGACGGGCCTGCTCGGACCCAACGGCTCCGGCAAGTCCACCCTGCTGCGGCTGCTCGCCGGCGTGCTCGCCCCGGCCTCGGGCGTCGTCACCCTCGACGGACGCCCCCTGGACCGGGTGGGCCGCCGGGACGTCGCCCGGCGCGTGGCCGTGGTCGAGCAGCAGACGGACACCCAGGTGGAACTGACCGTCCGCGACGTCGTCCGGCTGGGCCGCATCCCGCACCGCCGCGCCTGGGCACCGGCGTCGGCGGCCGACGAGGAGGCGGTGACGGACGCCCTGGAGCGCACCGCCCTGGCCGGTCGGGCCGACCGGCTGTGGCACACGCTCTCCGGGGGCGAACGCCAGCGCGTCCAGATCGCCCGCGCCCTCGCCCAGGAGCCGCGCGAACTCCTGCTCGACGAACCGACCAACCACCTCGACATCCAGCACCAGCTCGACGTACTGGCCCTCGTCGCCGCCCTGCCCGTCACCAGCGTGGTCGCCCTGCACGACCTCAACCTGGCGGCGATGTACTGCGACCACCTCGTCGTCCTCTCGGAGGGCCGGGTCGTGGCCCGCGGCGCACCGGCGGACGTCCTGACGGCGCACCTGGTGGCGAAGGTCTACCGGGTACACGCCGAGATCACCCGCACCGCCCCGGCCGACCGCCCCCACGTGCGCTTCCTGGGCACCCTGCCGGGCTAG
- a CDS encoding flavodoxin family protein, which produces MATLLIVHHTPSPNCRAMLESVVSGATAPEIEGVRVVRRAALAATAVDVLEADGYLLGTPANLGYMSGALKHFFDQVYYPCLDDTRGRPFGYYVHGGSDTTGAVRGIESVTTGLGWQRAAPAVTVAGEPGRADLDACWELGAALAAGLTDD; this is translated from the coding sequence GTGGCCACTTTGCTGATCGTGCATCACACGCCGTCGCCGAACTGCCGGGCGATGCTGGAGTCCGTCGTGTCCGGGGCGACCGCGCCCGAGATCGAGGGGGTGCGGGTGGTCCGGCGGGCGGCGCTGGCGGCCACGGCCGTCGACGTGCTGGAGGCCGACGGCTACCTGCTGGGCACCCCGGCCAATCTGGGGTACATGTCCGGAGCGCTCAAGCACTTCTTCGACCAGGTCTACTACCCGTGCCTGGACGACACCCGTGGCCGCCCCTTCGGCTACTACGTGCACGGGGGCAGCGACACCACGGGCGCGGTACGCGGCATCGAGTCCGTCACGACCGGTCTCGGCTGGCAGCGTGCGGCGCCCGCGGTGACCGTGGCCGGTGAACCGGGCAGGGCCGACCTGGATGCCTGCTGGGAGCTGGGGGCCGCGCTCGCCGCCGGCCTGACGGACGACTGA
- a CDS encoding ABC-F family ATP-binding cassette domain-containing protein: MSHPALLAHDLVHTLGARRVLDGVSLTASPGHRIGLIGENGVGKSTLLRLLAGADEPDSGSVVRPPDLGFLHQEMPYEAGATIADVLDDALREARADLAELAALTERLAVTAEDAPGYATLLDTYGARLEQAREREAWDADRRAALVLGGLGLGAVAHDRPLGSLSGGQRGRLALAALLVRRPSALLLDEPTNHLDDDAVAFVEEQVRGLPGVVVVAGHDRAFLDAVCTDLIDLDPAVDGPVRHGGGYSSYLAAQHAERERWERRWAEEQEELAALRRSAGVTAHRVAPDRGMRDNEKMGYGRRAGRVQHQISRRVRNATRRLEELERGQVAEPPRPLRFAGTVPAAPAEPGEEPLVSLRDTRVPGRLALDGLEVSATERLLVTGGNGTGKSTLLAVLAGHLAPGGEMRRRPGLTVGLLAQDTVFERPERTVRETYDAVLGARRADAVPLRSLGLLHDADLDRRVGHLSAGQRRRLALALLVACPPQLLLLDEPTNHLSPRLCDELEDALGGGPGAVVVASHDRWLRGRWEGREVRLAGGTGPAGRGEGPAGDGPYGGGRARGACCDARGRAAGFAVWPLC, encoded by the coding sequence ATGTCTCACCCCGCTCTGCTCGCCCACGACCTCGTGCACACCCTCGGCGCCCGGCGCGTCCTCGACGGTGTCTCCCTGACCGCCTCCCCCGGCCACCGCATCGGCCTGATCGGGGAGAACGGTGTCGGCAAGTCGACCCTGCTGCGTCTGCTGGCCGGCGCCGACGAGCCGGACTCCGGCAGCGTCGTCCGCCCGCCCGACCTCGGTTTCCTGCACCAGGAGATGCCGTACGAGGCCGGGGCCACGATCGCCGACGTGCTCGACGACGCCCTGCGGGAGGCCCGCGCGGACCTCGCCGAACTCGCGGCCCTGACCGAGCGGCTCGCCGTGACCGCCGAGGACGCCCCCGGCTACGCGACGCTGCTCGACACGTACGGCGCCCGGCTCGAACAGGCCCGGGAGCGGGAGGCCTGGGACGCCGACCGGCGCGCGGCCCTCGTGCTCGGCGGACTCGGTCTCGGCGCCGTCGCGCACGACCGTCCCCTCGGCTCCCTGTCGGGCGGGCAGCGCGGCCGGCTGGCGCTGGCCGCGCTGCTGGTGCGCAGGCCGTCCGCGCTGCTGCTCGACGAGCCGACCAACCACCTCGACGACGACGCCGTCGCGTTCGTCGAGGAGCAGGTGCGCGGGCTGCCCGGCGTCGTCGTGGTGGCCGGCCACGACCGGGCGTTCCTCGACGCCGTCTGCACCGACCTGATCGACCTGGATCCGGCGGTGGACGGCCCCGTCCGGCACGGTGGCGGTTACAGCTCCTACCTGGCCGCCCAGCACGCCGAACGGGAACGCTGGGAGCGGCGCTGGGCCGAGGAGCAGGAGGAACTGGCGGCGCTGCGCCGGTCGGCCGGGGTCACCGCGCACCGCGTCGCCCCGGACCGGGGGATGCGCGACAACGAGAAGATGGGCTACGGCCGTCGCGCGGGCCGGGTGCAGCACCAGATCTCCCGACGGGTGCGCAACGCCACTCGCAGGCTGGAGGAACTGGAACGCGGCCAGGTGGCCGAGCCGCCGCGGCCCCTGCGGTTCGCGGGCACGGTGCCGGCCGCCCCGGCCGAGCCGGGCGAGGAGCCGCTGGTGTCCCTGCGCGACACGCGGGTTCCGGGCCGGCTCGCGCTGGACGGGCTGGAGGTGTCGGCGACCGAACGCCTCCTGGTCACCGGCGGCAACGGCACCGGGAAGTCGACCCTGCTGGCCGTGCTCGCCGGGCACCTCGCGCCCGGGGGCGAGATGCGGCGCCGGCCGGGACTGACGGTGGGGCTGCTCGCGCAGGACACGGTCTTCGAGCGGCCGGAGCGGACCGTGCGGGAGACCTACGACGCGGTGCTCGGGGCGCGGCGGGCGGACGCGGTGCCGCTACGCTCCCTGGGGCTGCTGCACGACGCGGACCTCGACCGGCGGGTGGGCCACCTGTCGGCCGGGCAGCGCCGCCGTCTCGCCCTCGCCCTGCTGGTGGCGTGCCCGCCCCAGTTGCTGCTGCTCGACGAGCCGACCAACCACCTCTCCCCGCGGCTCTGCGACGAACTGGAGGACGCGCTCGGCGGCGGGCCCGGCGCCGTCGTCGTCGCCAGCCACGACCGGTGGCTGCGCGGCCGTTGGGAAGGGCGGGAGGTCCGGCTCGCCGGCGGGACGGGACCCGCGGGCCGGGGCGAGGGGCCGGCCGGTGACGGCCCGTACGGGGGCGGTCGTGCCCGGGGCGCCTGTTGCGACGCGCGGGGCCGGGCGGCAGGCTTCGCGGTGTGGCCACTTTGCTGA
- a CDS encoding ABC-F family ATP-binding cassette domain-containing protein: protein MSDAAVRCSDLSFSWPDDTPVFENLSFTVGAGRTGLVAPNGAGKSTLLKLIAGELRPTAGSVSVSGVLGHLPQALPLTGGLTVAEVLGVDAVIRAIDAVELGDVAEEHFTAIGDDWDIEERTRAQLDRLGLGGLDLDRRLRTLSGGQVVSLGLAAQLLKRPDVLLLDEPTNNLDVDARGRLHDVLGDYHGCLLLVSHDRELLDRMERIAELDRGELRFHGGNFTEYEEAVRSEREVAEKNVRNAEQELKREKRELQQARERADRRASNAARNLKSAGLPRIFAGNMKRGAQESAGRAGQTHANRVGEARARLDEAERSLREEERIALDLPETRVPAGRTLFLGEGLRIRLGDRDLFGAQGVDLTVRGPERIALTGANGAGKSTLLRLVHGGLEPEGGGIRRADGRVAYLSQRLDLLDDERTVAENFAAYAPDRPEAERMNLLARFLFRGARAHLPVGLLSGGERLRATLACVLCAEPAPHLLLLDEPTNNLDLVGVGQLESALNSYRGAFVVVSHDRRFLRGIGVGRWLRLAGGELTETGAPEV, encoded by the coding sequence ATGTCCGACGCCGCCGTCCGCTGTTCCGACCTGTCCTTCTCCTGGCCCGACGACACCCCCGTCTTCGAGAACCTGTCGTTCACCGTGGGAGCCGGCCGTACGGGCCTCGTGGCCCCCAACGGTGCAGGCAAGTCCACCCTGCTCAAGCTGATCGCCGGCGAGCTGCGGCCCACCGCCGGCTCGGTGTCCGTCTCCGGTGTCCTCGGCCATCTGCCCCAGGCCCTCCCCCTGACGGGCGGGCTGACCGTGGCCGAGGTCCTCGGCGTCGACGCCGTGATCCGGGCCATCGACGCCGTGGAGTTGGGGGACGTGGCCGAGGAGCACTTCACCGCCATCGGCGACGACTGGGACATCGAGGAGCGCACCCGCGCCCAGCTCGACCGCCTGGGCCTGGGCGGTCTCGACCTGGACCGCCGGCTGCGCACGCTCAGCGGCGGCCAGGTCGTCTCCCTCGGACTCGCCGCCCAGCTGCTGAAGCGGCCCGACGTGCTGCTGCTCGACGAGCCCACCAACAACCTCGACGTGGACGCCCGCGGCAGACTCCACGACGTGCTCGGCGACTACCACGGCTGCCTGCTGCTGGTCAGCCACGACCGGGAGCTGCTCGACCGCATGGAGCGCATCGCCGAACTCGATCGCGGTGAACTGCGCTTCCACGGCGGCAACTTCACCGAGTACGAGGAGGCCGTCCGCTCCGAGCGGGAAGTCGCCGAGAAGAACGTCCGCAACGCCGAGCAGGAGCTGAAGCGGGAGAAGCGGGAGCTGCAGCAGGCCCGCGAGCGCGCCGACCGCCGCGCGAGCAACGCCGCCCGCAACCTCAAGAGCGCCGGGCTCCCCCGGATCTTCGCGGGCAACATGAAGCGCGGGGCCCAGGAGTCCGCCGGCCGGGCGGGCCAGACCCACGCCAACCGGGTCGGTGAGGCCAGGGCACGGCTCGACGAGGCGGAGCGGTCGCTGCGCGAGGAGGAGCGCATCGCCCTGGACCTGCCGGAGACCCGCGTCCCCGCCGGCCGCACCCTCTTCCTCGGCGAGGGGCTGCGGATCCGGCTCGGCGACCGGGACCTGTTCGGGGCGCAGGGCGTCGACCTGACGGTCCGGGGCCCCGAGCGGATCGCGCTGACCGGGGCCAACGGCGCGGGCAAGAGCACGCTGCTGCGTCTGGTCCACGGCGGCCTGGAGCCGGAGGGCGGCGGGATCAGGCGGGCCGACGGACGCGTCGCGTACCTCTCCCAGCGGTTGGACCTGCTGGACGACGAGCGCACCGTCGCCGAGAACTTCGCCGCCTACGCCCCGGACCGGCCGGAGGCCGAGCGGATGAACCTCCTCGCCCGCTTCCTCTTCCGGGGCGCCCGCGCCCACCTGCCGGTCGGCCTGCTCTCCGGCGGCGAGCGGCTTCGGGCCACGCTGGCCTGCGTCCTGTGCGCGGAACCCGCCCCGCACCTGCTGCTCCTGGACGAGCCGACGAACAACCTCGACCTGGTCGGCGTGGGCCAGTTGGAGAGCGCCCTGAACTCCTACCGGGGGGCCTTCGTCGTCGTCAGTCACGACCGGAGGTTCCTGCGCGGGATCGGCGTCGGCCGCTGGCTGCGGCTGGCCGGCGGGGAGCTGACGGAGACGGGGGCGCCCGAGGTGTGA
- a CDS encoding alpha/beta fold hydrolase, which translates to MGVEQDPSTGGALEVRRRPVRTRAAVLVLHGGRAESRSAARPWQLAALRMRPFLRALEAGTGRDDVLLARVRYRSRGWNGAAAEPLADTRRALAGLRALVGDVPVVLLGHSMGGRAALRAADAAPVRGVVALAPWCPPGEPVAQLRGRDLFVLHGTRDRVTDPAESAAYVLRARAAGAQAGMVLLDRGDHAMLRHHAQWHRTATAAVAHLLSPEAAPSELVARALEAAEPPVLGPARGASSDPAPGPVREPGC; encoded by the coding sequence ATGGGTGTGGAGCAGGATCCGTCGACCGGTGGCGCGCTGGAGGTGCGGCGCCGTCCGGTGCGGACCCGCGCGGCCGTGCTGGTACTGCACGGCGGGCGGGCGGAGAGCCGCAGCGCCGCGCGTCCCTGGCAGCTCGCGGCCCTGCGGATGCGCCCCTTCCTGCGGGCGCTGGAGGCGGGCACCGGCCGCGACGACGTGCTCCTGGCCCGGGTGCGCTACCGCAGCCGCGGCTGGAACGGTGCCGCCGCGGAGCCACTGGCCGACACCCGGCGGGCGCTCGCCGGGTTGCGGGCCCTGGTCGGTGACGTGCCGGTGGTCCTGCTGGGCCACTCCATGGGCGGCCGGGCGGCCCTGCGCGCGGCGGACGCCGCCCCGGTCCGGGGTGTGGTCGCCCTCGCGCCCTGGTGCCCTCCGGGCGAGCCCGTCGCCCAGCTGCGAGGCCGGGACCTGTTCGTCCTGCACGGCACCCGCGACCGCGTCACCGATCCCGCCGAGTCGGCCGCGTACGTCTTGCGGGCCCGCGCCGCCGGGGCCCAGGCGGGGATGGTGCTGCTGGACCGCGGCGACCACGCCATGCTCCGCCACCACGCTCAGTGGCACCGCACCGCGACGGCGGCGGTCGCCCACCTGCTCTCCCCGGAGGCGGCGCCCTCCGAGCTGGTCGCCCGGGCCTTGGAGGCGGCCGAGCCGCCGGTTCTCGGCCCGGCTCGGGGTGCCTCGTCCGACCCGGCGCCGGGTCCGGTGCGGGAGCCCGGCTGCTAG
- a CDS encoding NAD(P)/FAD-dependent oxidoreductase, protein MPRVSGEAVRRSAVVGSGVAGLTAAHVLGREHRVTLYEADDRLGGHAHTHDLTASDGRVHRVDSGFIVHNRRTYPNLLRLFDELGVATQESEMSMSVRCEGCGLEYAGARGPAGLLARPRNALHGPYLRMLAQVPRFHRAARELLTDGADQSLTLGEFLDREGFSPYFRAHFTTPVVSAVWSCDAATALRYPAAYLFRFLHHHGMLAVGGSPVWRTVTGGSRSYVDRIAERLPDVRTAAPVRSVTRHADGVDITAADGTTDTYDHLVVAVHPDQALALLADPTPDEKEVLGAFRYSRNATLLHTDTALLPRSRGARSSWNYLMPACDAGADRVRVSYDMNRLQRLDAADTYVVTLGGEDRVDPGRVLARMTYEHPVYTPESVAAQRRLPGLRTPVTAYAGAYHGWGFHEDGCRSGVEAAAALGVTW, encoded by the coding sequence ATGCCGCGAGTGTCAGGGGAGGCCGTGCGCCGCAGTGCCGTCGTCGGCAGCGGAGTGGCGGGTCTGACCGCCGCCCACGTACTGGGCCGCGAGCACCGCGTCACCCTCTACGAGGCCGACGACCGCCTCGGCGGGCACGCCCACACCCACGACCTGACCGCGTCCGACGGCCGCGTCCACCGGGTCGACTCGGGATTCATCGTGCACAACCGCCGCACCTACCCGAACCTGTTGCGCCTCTTCGACGAACTCGGGGTGGCCACGCAGGAGTCGGAGATGAGCATGTCCGTACGGTGCGAGGGCTGCGGTCTCGAGTACGCCGGTGCCCGCGGCCCCGCCGGACTGCTCGCCCGCCCGCGCAACGCCCTGCACGGCCCCTACCTGCGGATGCTCGCCCAGGTGCCCCGGTTCCACCGCGCCGCCCGCGAGCTGCTCACCGACGGCGCCGACCAGTCCCTGACCCTCGGCGAGTTCCTGGACCGCGAGGGCTTCTCGCCGTACTTCCGGGCCCACTTCACGACGCCCGTGGTCTCCGCGGTCTGGTCCTGCGACGCCGCCACCGCGCTGCGCTACCCGGCCGCCTACCTGTTCCGCTTCCTGCACCACCACGGCATGCTCGCCGTCGGCGGCTCCCCGGTGTGGCGCACGGTCACCGGCGGCTCCCGCTCCTACGTCGACCGGATCGCCGAGCGGCTGCCCGACGTGCGCACCGCCGCCCCGGTCCGCTCGGTGACCCGGCACGCGGACGGCGTGGACATCACCGCGGCCGACGGCACCACCGACACCTACGACCACCTCGTCGTCGCCGTCCACCCCGACCAGGCACTGGCGCTGCTGGCCGACCCGACGCCCGACGAGAAGGAGGTCCTCGGCGCCTTCCGGTACTCCCGCAACGCCACCCTTCTGCACACCGACACCGCCCTGCTGCCCCGCTCGCGCGGCGCCCGGTCCTCCTGGAACTACCTCATGCCGGCCTGCGACGCGGGCGCCGACCGGGTCCGCGTCAGCTACGACATGAACCGGCTGCAGCGCCTCGACGCCGCCGACACCTACGTCGTCACGCTCGGCGGCGAGGACCGTGTCGACCCCGGCCGGGTGCTGGCCCGCATGACCTACGAACACCCCGTCTACACACCCGAGTCGGTCGCCGCCCAGCGCCGCCTGCCCGGCCTGCGCACCCCGGTCACGGCCTACGCCGGCGCCTACCACGGCTGGGGGTTCCACGAGGACGGCTGCCGCTCGGGGGTGGAGGCCGCCGCGGCGCTCGGAGTGACCTGGTGA
- a CDS encoding DUF1365 domain-containing protein: MTPDPTARPGLYPCEIGHIRLDPIRYAMRHRTYMWLVDLDHLPQLPRPLRPLAGFRARDHFTGDAPSPRAGLDRFLASHGVDLEGGRVLMLTHARVLGHVFNPLTLYWCHGPDGTPRRVVAEVHNTYGERHAYLLDPDEAGVAHVDKEFYVSPFNPVDGAYRMRLPLPADHLDLTVRLDRPGARPFTATVRGTRREATPAALLRLALRHPLSTLAVSAGIRRHGIRLYLRGLPVQPRPSHRTTEKAS; the protein is encoded by the coding sequence GTGACCCCGGACCCGACGGCACGCCCCGGCCTGTACCCCTGCGAGATCGGGCACATACGCCTCGACCCGATCCGGTACGCCATGCGCCACCGGACCTACATGTGGCTCGTCGACCTCGACCACCTGCCCCAACTGCCGCGTCCACTGCGCCCGCTGGCCGGCTTCCGCGCCCGCGACCACTTCACCGGCGACGCCCCCTCACCGCGCGCGGGCCTTGACCGCTTCCTCGCCTCCCACGGCGTCGACCTGGAGGGCGGCCGGGTGCTGATGCTCACGCACGCCCGCGTCCTCGGACACGTCTTCAACCCGCTGACCCTGTACTGGTGCCACGGCCCCGACGGCACCCCGCGCCGCGTGGTCGCCGAGGTGCACAACACCTACGGCGAGCGTCACGCGTACCTGCTGGACCCCGACGAGGCGGGTGTCGCGCACGTCGACAAGGAGTTCTACGTCTCGCCGTTCAACCCCGTCGACGGCGCCTACCGCATGCGGCTGCCGCTGCCCGCCGACCACCTCGACCTGACCGTACGCCTGGACCGCCCCGGCGCCCGGCCGTTCACCGCGACCGTCCGCGGCACCCGGCGGGAGGCGACCCCCGCCGCCCTCCTGCGGCTGGCGCTGCGGCACCCCCTGTCGACCCTCGCGGTGTCGGCCGGCATCCGCAGGCACGGCATCCGCCTCTACCTGCGCGGCCTGCCCGTCCAGCCGCGCCCGAGTCACCGCACCACGGAGAAGGCATCATGA